Proteins from one Salarias fasciatus chromosome 14, fSalaFa1.1, whole genome shotgun sequence genomic window:
- the LOC115400941 gene encoding P2X purinoceptor 5-like, with the protein MAGSFCRGRFLALFDYKTEKYIIAKNKKVGILYRLIQLSVIGYIIGWVFITKKGYQETEEAIQSSVITKVKGVSVTNTTESGLLVWGPEDYAIPPQGDAVLFVVTSFLETPNQKLGYCAESPKVADGLCQGDEDCEEGRLVLAGNGMKSGRCLKKDGHSKGTCEIYGWCPVERAFKPKGPLLTNAENFTIYIKNFIQFPKFSFSKSNVLETTDESYLKRCRYDEERHPYCPIFRLGDITRRAGHNFQDMATLGGSIGMSIQWDCNLDKGYSHCHPQYHFTRLDTSVSNKTVAAGFNFRHARYFKNGSGESYRSLFKVYGVRFNIMVHGKAGKFSIVPTAINVGSGLALLGAGAFFCDMILLYVMKKGNSYRERKFENTSDTKEESKVNGADVPKDTAENQRLTL; encoded by the exons atggCCGGGAGCTTCTGCAGAGGACGCTTCTTGGCTTTGTTCGACTACAAAACGGAAAAATACATCATCGCAAAGAATAAGAAAGTGGGGATTTTGTACAGACTCATCCAGTTATCTGTGATCGGTTACATCATTGG GTGGGTTTTCATCACCAAGAAAGGCtaccaggagacagaggaggccATCCAGAGCTCCGTCATCACTAAAGTGAAGGGGGTCTCTGTCACAAACACCACTGAGTCTGGTCTGCTGGTGTGGGGACCTGAGGATTATGCCATCCCGCCTCag GGAGACgctgttctgtttgttgttaCCAGCTTCTTAGAAACACCAAACCAGAAGCTGGGATACTGTGCCGAG AGTCCCAAAGTGGCGGATGGCCTCTGCCAAGGAGACGAGGACTGTGAAGAGGGGAGGCTGGTTTTGGCTGGTAATg GAATGAAAAGTGGTCGATGCTTGAAGAAAGACGGTCACTCCAAAGGTACCTGTGAAATCTACGGCTGGTGTCCTGTTGAGAGGGCATTTAAACCAAA AGGTCCTCTGCTAACAAATGCTGAAAACTTCACCATCTACATAAAGAATTTCATCCAATTCCCCAAATTCTCCTTTTCGAA GTCCAACGTTCTGGAAACAACCGATGAGTCCTATCTGAAGAGATGCCGATACGACGAAGAGCGTCACCCCTACTGCCCCATCTTCCGACTGGGAGACATCACGAGACGAGCCGGACACAACTTCCAGGACATGGCTACGCTT GGTGGTTCCATCGGCATGTCCATACAGTGGGACTGTAACCTGGACAAAGGCTACTCCCACTGCCATCCCCAGTACCACTTCACCCGCCTGGACACCAGCGTCTCCAACAAGACCGTCGCTGCTGGATTTAACTTCAG ACACGCTCGGTACTTTAAAAACGGTTCTGGGGAAAGCTATCGATCGCTGTTTAAAGTCTACGGTGTCAGATTTAACATCATGGTGCATGGAAAG GCTGGAAAGTTCAGTATCGTCCCAACAGCCATCAATGTCGGTTCAGGACTGGCTCTGCTGGGTGCT GGAGCTTTCTTCTGTGACATGATCCTTCTTTATGTCATGAAGAAGGGAAATTCCTACAGAGAAAGAAAATTTGAAAACACAAG